The Porites lutea chromosome 4, jaPorLute2.1, whole genome shotgun sequence genome contains a region encoding:
- the LOC140935939 gene encoding uncharacterized protein, translating into MAPLAEKEVAEIDNQTEQKEQTHQNDSVKREEKAQKMKERLLNAQAQGIEERKAGNASADMSPELKQEMEKFFVWTPPPPPETMGEKLKRKVKQNPIVPIGALATVGALTYGLFSFIRGDTKMQQYMMRARVAAQGGTIVAVAAGVAFMLFRDSQNKKS; encoded by the exons atggcgcccTTAGCAGAAAAGGAGGTAGCGGAAATAGACAATCAGACTGAGCAAAAAGAACAGACACATCAAAATGATTCAGTGAAACGTGAAGAGAAGGCACAAAAGATGAAAGAACGTCTTTTAAATGCTCAAGCTCAAGGGATAGAAGAGAGAAAAGCGGGGAATGCAAGCGCTGATATGAGCCCGGAGCTGAAACAAGAAATGGAGAAGTTCTTTGTGTGGACTCCCCCTCCTCCACCAGAAACTATGggtgaaaaattgaaaagaaaggtTAAGCAGAATCCCATCGTTCCTATAG GTGCACTGGCCACTGTTGGAGCATTGACATATGGGCTTTTTTCATTCATACGAGGTGATACAAAGATGCAACAGTACATGATGAGAGCAAGAGTTGCAGCCCAAGGAGGCACAATTGTTGCTGTTGCCGCTGGTGTTGCGTTCATGCTTTTTCGTGACAGTCAAAACAAGAAGTCTTAA